In the Setaria italica strain Yugu1 chromosome VI, Setaria_italica_v2.0, whole genome shotgun sequence genome, one interval contains:
- the LOC101778694 gene encoding B3 domain-containing protein Os06g0194400, whose protein sequence is MGRKAQRKEMAAEAVSYEEQRRRQVEANKRKLEELQLHHLSAAVREAAVKPSPAKKRKARVPRDAAAEPLRRSGRVANLPDKPKYREEVLDFGRKVRRTYSSGRKDLDNRVYATDEERTHAITKAEELEEELGSRFPIFVKPMTQSHVTGGFWLGLPTPFCRKHLPKRDETITLVDEEDDESDTLYLARKMGLSAGWRGFSIEHKLVDGDCLIFQLIERTKFKVYIIRARSYYKNED, encoded by the exons ATGGGGAGGAAGGCGCAGAggaaggagatggcggcggaggcggtgtcgtacgaggagcagcggcggaggcaggTGGAGGCGAACAAGCGCAAGCTCGAGGAGCTCCAGCTCCAccacctctccgccgccgtcagAGAAGCCGCCGTCAAGCCCTCGCCG GCCAAGAAGCGGAAGGCGCGGGTGCCGCgggacgccgccgcggagccgcTCCGGCGGTCCGGCCGGGTCGCCAACCTCCCCGATAAGCCCAAGTACCGCGAG GAGGTTCTGGATTTCGGGAGAAAGGTTAGGAG GACGTACAGCTCGGGGAGGAAGGATCTGGACAACCGGGTGTACGCGACCGACGAGGAGAGGACCCACGCCATCACGAAGGCCGAGGAGCTGGAGGAAGAGCTGGGCTCTCGCTTCCCTATCTTTGTGAAGCCCATGACCCAGTCCCATGTCACCGGAGGCTTCTGGCTG GGCCTCCCAACGCCGTTCTGCCGGAAGCACCTGCCGAAGCGTGACGAGACCATCACGCTggtggatgaggaggatgacgagTCTGACACGCTCTACCTCGccaggaagatgggcctcagtGCCGGATGGAGAGGTTTCTCCATTGAGCACAAGCTGGTTGATGGAGATTGCTTGATCTTCCAGTTGATCGAGCGGACAAAGTTCAAG GTCTACATAATTAGAGCACGTTCCTACTACAAAAATGAGGACTGA